In Bradyrhizobium sp. 1(2017), one DNA window encodes the following:
- a CDS encoding acyl-[ACP]--phospholipid O-acyltransferase, with the protein MIRDLMSSRRFAPLFWAQFFSALNDNVLKNALVIILLYSAATGHGDALVTVAGAVFIFPYFILSGLGGQLADKYVKSVVARRLKFAEIFAACFAAAGFFLHSVPLLFAALALFGTIAALFGPVKYAMLPDQLELGELATGNALVEGATFMAILLGTVAGGQFVAGSAHMGWVASAVVALALLSWAFAARIPQTTPSAPDLRVDANPWTSLSLLRTLHADHRLWDGTVIVSWFWLVGAIVLSLLPALVKDVVGGTEGVVTLCLAIFAIGIAIGSLFAASLSHVRPNLALVPIGAIIMGCSGLDLAWAIGVTAKGQDITAAGFATSFAGLRMLIDFVAFAFGGGLFVVPSFAAVQAWSAPSERARIIAAGNVLQAAFMVVGSLFVALLQAAGLHVGWIFLGLGVASFGAVWFVLTKWGKEGVRDFGGLLFRALFRTEVRGLENLPPPGTRMLIAPNHVSLIDGPLLHAVLPIDASFAVDTGISKAWWAKPFLRVVKHYTMDPSKPLAARDLIKLVAAGEPVVIFPEGRITVSGSLMKVYDGTAMIADKADAVVVPVRIEGAQRSHLSYLNSSQIKRSWFPRVTVTILPPVKLPVDPALKGKARRNAAGAALQDVMIDAMVKNAMLDHTLFEALGHAYRDRDTGKVIVEDALGTKLTYRKLILGAQVLSRKLEAGTNAGENVGVLLPNSAGVAVVFMALQNIGRVPAMLNFSAGPVNVLAAMKAAQVKTVLTSKAFIEKGKLDKLMAAISAEARVVYLEDVRASIGIADKIKGLLAGTAPRVAREANDPAVVLFTSGSEGTPKGVVLSHRNILANAAQALARVDANANDKVFNVLPVFHSFGLTGGMMMPLLAGIPIYMYPSPLHYRIVPELIYQTGATILFGTDTFLTGYARSAHAYDFRTLRLVIAGAEAVKDRTRQVFMERYGIRILEGYGVTETAPVLAMNTPMANRPGTVGRLSPLMESRLDPVPGIEEGGRLSVRGPNVMLGYLRAENPGVLEKLAEGWHDTGDIVSIDAAGFITIKGRAKRFAKIAGEMVSLSAVEAIATSLWPQAASVAVSIPDQRKGERIVLLTTEKNAERSAMQGQAKTIGASELTVPATIMVVDKVPLLGTGKTDYVTATTMAREQASSPDREVA; encoded by the coding sequence ATGATCAGGGATTTGATGTCGTCACGCCGTTTCGCGCCGCTGTTCTGGGCGCAATTCTTCTCGGCGCTCAATGACAACGTGCTCAAGAACGCACTCGTCATCATCCTGCTCTACAGTGCCGCGACCGGCCACGGCGATGCCCTGGTGACGGTCGCAGGCGCCGTCTTCATCTTCCCCTATTTCATCCTGTCCGGGCTGGGCGGCCAGCTCGCCGACAAATACGTCAAGTCCGTCGTCGCTAGGCGGCTCAAATTCGCCGAGATCTTCGCCGCCTGCTTTGCCGCCGCCGGCTTCTTCCTGCATTCGGTGCCGCTGCTGTTCGCAGCGCTCGCATTGTTCGGCACAATCGCCGCCCTGTTCGGCCCCGTGAAATACGCCATGCTGCCCGACCAGCTCGAGCTCGGCGAGCTCGCAACCGGCAACGCGCTGGTCGAAGGTGCAACCTTCATGGCCATCCTGCTCGGCACCGTCGCCGGCGGCCAGTTCGTGGCCGGCTCCGCGCATATGGGCTGGGTCGCCTCGGCCGTGGTCGCGCTCGCACTGTTGTCCTGGGCCTTCGCCGCCCGCATTCCGCAGACGACGCCCTCCGCGCCCGACCTGCGCGTCGATGCCAATCCCTGGACCTCGCTGAGCCTGCTCAGGACGTTGCATGCCGACCATCGCCTGTGGGACGGCACCGTGATCGTGTCCTGGTTCTGGCTGGTCGGCGCGATCGTGCTGTCGCTGCTGCCGGCGCTGGTCAAGGACGTCGTCGGCGGCACCGAGGGCGTGGTGACGCTGTGCCTTGCGATCTTCGCGATCGGCATCGCCATCGGCTCGCTGTTCGCCGCCAGCCTGAGCCATGTTCGCCCAAACCTCGCGCTGGTGCCGATCGGTGCCATCATCATGGGATGTTCCGGCCTCGATCTCGCCTGGGCCATCGGCGTGACCGCCAAGGGTCAGGACATCACCGCGGCCGGTTTCGCGACCTCGTTCGCCGGCTTGCGCATGCTGATCGATTTCGTCGCCTTCGCCTTCGGCGGCGGCTTGTTCGTCGTTCCCTCCTTTGCCGCCGTGCAGGCGTGGTCGGCGCCGTCCGAGCGTGCTCGCATCATTGCCGCGGGCAACGTGTTGCAGGCCGCCTTCATGGTGGTCGGCTCGCTGTTCGTCGCACTGTTGCAGGCGGCCGGTCTCCATGTCGGCTGGATCTTCCTCGGCCTCGGCGTCGCCAGCTTCGGCGCGGTGTGGTTCGTCCTGACCAAATGGGGCAAGGAAGGCGTGCGCGATTTCGGCGGACTGCTGTTCCGCGCGCTGTTCCGCACCGAGGTTCGTGGCCTTGAGAACTTGCCCCCTCCGGGCACCCGCATGCTGATCGCGCCGAACCATGTCAGCCTGATCGACGGCCCGCTGCTGCACGCCGTACTGCCGATCGACGCCAGCTTCGCGGTGGATACCGGCATCTCGAAGGCCTGGTGGGCCAAGCCGTTCCTGCGCGTGGTCAAGCACTACACCATGGACCCGAGCAAGCCGCTGGCTGCGCGCGACCTGATCAAGCTCGTCGCCGCGGGCGAGCCGGTCGTCATCTTCCCGGAAGGCCGCATCACGGTCTCCGGCTCGCTGATGAAGGTCTATGACGGCACCGCAATGATCGCGGACAAGGCCGACGCCGTGGTCGTGCCTGTGCGCATCGAAGGCGCGCAACGTTCCCATCTCAGCTACCTCAACTCCAGCCAGATCAAGCGCTCCTGGTTCCCGCGCGTCACGGTCACCATCCTGCCGCCGGTCAAGCTGCCGGTCGATCCGGCGCTGAAGGGCAAGGCACGCCGCAACGCTGCGGGCGCCGCGCTCCAGGACGTGATGATCGATGCGATGGTGAAGAACGCCATGCTCGATCACACCCTGTTCGAAGCGCTCGGACACGCCTATCGCGACCGCGACACCGGCAAGGTCATCGTGGAGGACGCGCTCGGCACCAAGCTGACCTATCGCAAGCTGATCCTCGGTGCGCAGGTCCTGAGCCGCAAGCTCGAGGCCGGCACGAATGCCGGCGAGAATGTCGGCGTGCTGCTGCCGAACTCGGCGGGCGTCGCCGTCGTCTTCATGGCGCTGCAGAACATCGGCCGGGTGCCGGCCATGCTCAACTTCTCGGCGGGCCCCGTCAACGTCCTCGCCGCAATGAAAGCCGCGCAGGTCAAGACGGTTCTGACGTCGAAGGCCTTCATCGAGAAGGGCAAGCTCGACAAGCTGATGGCCGCGATCTCAGCAGAGGCGCGCGTCGTTTATCTCGAGGACGTCCGTGCCTCGATCGGCATCGCCGACAAGATCAAGGGCCTGCTCGCCGGCACCGCGCCACGCGTCGCCCGCGAGGCCAACGATCCGGCCGTCGTGCTGTTCACGTCGGGCTCCGAAGGCACGCCCAAGGGCGTGGTGCTGTCCCACCGCAACATCCTCGCCAACGCGGCGCAGGCGCTGGCGCGGGTCGACGCCAATGCGAACGACAAGGTGTTCAACGTGCTGCCGGTGTTCCATTCGTTCGGACTGACGGGCGGAATGATGATGCCGCTGCTGGCCGGCATCCCGATCTACATGTATCCCTCGCCGCTGCACTACCGGATCGTGCCTGAGCTGATCTATCAGACCGGCGCCACGATCCTGTTCGGCACCGACACGTTCCTCACCGGCTATGCACGCTCGGCGCACGCTTACGACTTCCGCACCCTGCGCCTCGTGATCGCCGGCGCCGAGGCGGTGAAGGACCGCACCCGCCAGGTGTTCATGGAGCGCTACGGCATCCGCATCCTCGAAGGCTATGGCGTCACCGAGACGGCGCCGGTGCTGGCGATGAACACACCGATGGCGAACCGTCCCGGCACCGTCGGCCGCCTGTCGCCGCTGATGGAAAGCAGGCTCGATCCTGTCCCCGGCATCGAGGAAGGCGGACGGCTCTCGGTGCGCGGACCGAACGTGATGCTCGGATATTTGCGGGCCGAAAATCCCGGCGTGCTCGAAAAGCTCGCCGAAGGCTGGCACGACACCGGCGACATCGTTTCGATCGACGCGGCCGGCTTCATCACCATCAAGGGCCGCGCCAAGCGCTTTGCCAAGATCGCGGGCGAAATGGTCTCGCTGTCGGCGGTCGAAGCCATCGCGACGTCGCTATGGCCGCAGGCTGCATCCGTCGCCGTCTCGATCCCCGACCAGCGCAAGGGCGAACGCATCGTGCTGCTGACGACCGAGAAGAACGCCGAGCGCAGCGCGATGCAGGGACAAGCCAAGACGATCGGCGCGTCCGAGCTGACGGTGCCTGCGACGATCATGGTGGTCGACAAGGTGCCGCTGCTCGGCACCGGCAAGACCGACTATGTCACGGCAACGACGATGGCCCGCGAGCAGGCGTCATCGCCGGACCGCGAGGTGGCGTGA
- the pncB gene encoding nicotinate phosphoribosyltransferase produces the protein MTVTDIASRTYNHSWRLDPIIRSLLDTDFYKLLMLQMIREDYPDQQVTFSVINRSRHVRLAETIDEGELRAQLDHARTIRFSKKELIWLAGNTFYGKTHMFSADFIRWLAEFRLPEYELRKVSGQYELHFHGPWTHTTMWEIPALAILNELRSRAAMKGRGRFELDVLYARAKAKLWTKVERLRKLENLRLSDFGTRRRHGFLWQRWCVEAVKEGLGPSFIGTSNVLLAMDNDLEAIGTNAHELPMVAAALARDDEELRWAPYRILDQWRQTYGGNLLIALPDAFGTKAFLRDAPEWVADWTGFRPDSAPPIQAGEEIVAWWQKKGRNPRDKLLVFSDAMDVDSIEETYHHFAGRVRLSFGWGTNLTNDFVGCAPDGSFNLDPISLVCKVSSVDGHPAVKLSDNPEKATGLPSEIERYLRVFGDAGRVRKPVLV, from the coding sequence ATGACAGTGACCGACATTGCGAGCCGAACCTACAATCACAGCTGGCGGCTGGATCCCATCATCCGCAGCCTGCTTGATACCGATTTCTACAAGCTGTTGATGTTACAGATGATTCGGGAAGATTACCCGGATCAACAGGTCACCTTCTCGGTCATCAACCGCTCACGCCATGTACGTCTCGCCGAGACCATCGACGAGGGCGAGCTGCGCGCCCAGCTCGACCATGCCCGCACCATCCGCTTCTCCAAGAAGGAGCTGATCTGGCTTGCCGGTAATACCTTCTACGGCAAGACCCACATGTTCTCGGCGGACTTCATCCGCTGGCTGGCCGAATTCCGCCTGCCCGAGTACGAGCTGCGCAAGGTCTCAGGCCAGTACGAGCTGCATTTCCACGGCCCCTGGACCCACACCACGATGTGGGAGATTCCGGCGCTGGCGATCCTCAACGAGCTGCGTTCGCGCGCGGCGATGAAGGGCCGCGGCCGTTTCGAGCTCGACGTGCTCTATGCCCGCGCCAAGGCCAAGCTGTGGACCAAGGTGGAGCGGCTGCGCAAGCTGGAGAATTTGCGGCTGTCCGACTTCGGCACCCGCCGCCGCCACGGCTTCCTCTGGCAGCGCTGGTGCGTGGAGGCAGTGAAGGAAGGCCTCGGCCCGTCCTTCATCGGCACTTCCAACGTGCTGCTCGCGATGGACAACGATCTCGAAGCCATCGGCACCAACGCGCATGAGCTGCCGATGGTCGCGGCCGCACTCGCCAGGGACGACGAGGAATTGCGCTGGGCGCCTTACCGCATCCTCGACCAGTGGCGTCAGACCTATGGCGGCAATCTCCTGATCGCGCTGCCCGACGCCTTCGGCACGAAGGCCTTCCTGCGCGATGCGCCGGAATGGGTCGCCGACTGGACCGGCTTTCGCCCCGACAGCGCGCCGCCGATCCAGGCCGGCGAGGAGATCGTCGCCTGGTGGCAGAAGAAGGGCCGCAACCCCAGGGACAAGCTGCTGGTCTTTTCCGACGCGATGGACGTCGACTCGATCGAGGAGACCTATCACCACTTCGCCGGCCGCGTGCGGCTCTCCTTCGGCTGGGGCACCAACCTCACCAACGACTTCGTCGGCTGCGCGCCGGACGGCTCGTTCAATCTCGATCCGATCTCGCTGGTCTGCAAGGTCTCGTCGGTCGACGGACATCCGGCCGTCAAGCTCTCCGACAATCCGGAGAAAGCGACCGGCCTGCCCTCGGAGATCGAGCGTTACCTGCGCGTGTTCGGCGACGCCGGCCGCGTGCGCAAGCCGGTGCTGGTCTAG
- a CDS encoding NYN domain-containing protein, which produces MSSIGKIALFIDGSNLYATSKALGFDIDYRRLLGEFQNRGTLLRAFYYTTVVEDQEYSSIRPLIDWLDYNGYTVVTKLKEFFDATAGRRKLKGSINVDLAVSAMELAGHVDQIVLFSGDGDFRSLVEALQRRGVRVTVVSTLSTQPPMIADDLRRQADVFIDLAELKPQVGRDPAERPGTREMRQSPQFLPRGAINRDDRVE; this is translated from the coding sequence ATGTCTTCGATTGGGAAGATCGCACTCTTCATCGATGGCTCCAATCTCTATGCCACCTCCAAAGCGCTCGGCTTCGACATCGATTACAGGCGTCTGCTCGGTGAATTCCAAAACAGAGGCACGCTGCTACGGGCCTTCTACTACACGACCGTCGTCGAGGATCAGGAATATTCGTCGATCCGCCCCCTGATCGACTGGCTCGACTACAACGGCTACACGGTCGTCACCAAGCTCAAGGAGTTCTTCGACGCCACGGCCGGCCGCCGCAAATTGAAGGGCAGCATCAACGTCGACCTCGCCGTAAGTGCGATGGAGCTCGCCGGGCATGTCGATCAGATCGTGCTGTTCTCGGGCGACGGGGATTTTCGTTCGCTGGTGGAAGCGTTGCAGCGCCGCGGTGTCCGCGTGACGGTCGTCTCCACACTCTCCACTCAGCCCCCCATGATCGCCGACGACTTGCGCCGACAGGCGGACGTCTTCATCGATCTGGCAGAACTGAAGCCGCAAGTGGGCCGCGATCCGGCCGAGCGGCCGGGAACGCGCGAGATGCGTCAGTCACCGCAATTCCTTCCACGCGGAGCGATCAATCGCGACGACCGGGTGGAATGA
- a CDS encoding helix-turn-helix domain-containing protein: protein MEGFAFVLYYSNMRSTAPAPAIRVYNLFGESGDLPDVVHCETIASRSVLHDWTLAVHRHARLHQVLLIERGGGEATLDGRVVPLKPMQIVNVPVGHVHGFRFVPDTQGWVLTIAAEILDEALLAAEGLRAALSRSAVVRGTPQIRTTMKQIFAEHAARDFGRAHVLRSLSSAMIGLVARALASESGGNGSAESGLFRRFEALLEQHHLERWSVADYAGALSVTPTHLNRITRAATGDTASHLILNRLIREARRNLVYTNLPVSTIAYALGFDDPAYFSRVYAAATGLSPRAFRAQLHGDEG from the coding sequence ATGGAGGGTTTCGCCTTTGTCTTGTACTATTCGAACATGAGGAGCACCGCCCCGGCCCCGGCGATCCGGGTCTACAATCTGTTCGGCGAGTCCGGCGATCTGCCCGATGTCGTGCATTGCGAGACCATTGCATCCCGCTCGGTGCTGCACGACTGGACGCTGGCCGTGCACCGCCACGCCCGGCTGCACCAGGTGCTGCTGATCGAGCGTGGCGGCGGCGAGGCGACGCTCGACGGGCGCGTGGTGCCGTTGAAGCCGATGCAGATCGTCAACGTGCCCGTCGGCCATGTTCACGGCTTCCGCTTCGTGCCTGATACTCAAGGGTGGGTGCTGACCATCGCCGCGGAGATTCTCGACGAGGCACTGCTCGCCGCCGAAGGCTTGCGGGCTGCGCTGTCGCGATCGGCCGTGGTGCGCGGCACGCCGCAGATTCGCACCACCATGAAGCAGATCTTTGCCGAGCACGCCGCGCGCGATTTCGGCCGCGCTCATGTGCTGCGTTCCTTGTCGTCGGCCATGATCGGGCTCGTGGCGCGCGCCCTCGCGAGCGAGAGCGGCGGCAACGGTTCGGCGGAAAGCGGATTGTTCCGCCGCTTCGAGGCGCTGCTGGAGCAGCATCATCTGGAGCGCTGGAGCGTCGCCGACTATGCCGGGGCGCTGTCCGTGACGCCGACGCATCTCAACCGGATCACGCGGGCGGCGACCGGCGACACCGCCTCGCATTTGATCCTCAACCGGCTGATCCGCGAGGCGCGGCGCAACCTCGTCTACACCAACCTCCCGGTCTCGACGATCGCCTATGCGCTCGGTTTCGACGACCCCGCTTATTTCAGCCGGGTCTATGCCGCGGCCACAGGACTATCGCCGCGCGCCTTTCGGGCGCAGCTCCATGGCGACGAGGGCTGA
- a CDS encoding TetR/AcrR family transcriptional regulator, whose amino-acid sequence MNNVQEESLREQKKYRRRLQIVEIARDIISAKGLRSLKVRDVAEAAGCSVGSVYNEFGDFDGVILTVNRETVQALTAQLRTVPAEDPVRQLYGLAATYLDFFAGHANLLRSLFEHRMEDDRPYPDDILQMVMDAFALMHPPLVRLLPDADDVKIALLSRTLFSAVHGIISLGLEERMVAVPPQMLHQQIEQFVDAHLAGLGILPVAARPSR is encoded by the coding sequence ATGAACAATGTTCAAGAAGAATCGCTGCGCGAGCAGAAAAAATATCGGCGGCGGCTCCAGATCGTGGAGATTGCCCGCGACATCATCTCAGCTAAGGGGCTGAGATCATTGAAGGTTCGGGATGTTGCGGAGGCCGCGGGCTGCTCGGTCGGCAGCGTCTATAACGAGTTCGGCGACTTCGACGGTGTGATCCTGACCGTCAATCGGGAGACGGTTCAGGCCCTCACGGCACAGCTCCGCACCGTTCCTGCCGAGGATCCGGTCCGCCAGCTCTATGGCCTTGCCGCGACCTATCTCGACTTCTTTGCTGGACACGCCAATCTGCTGCGCTCGCTGTTCGAGCACCGGATGGAGGACGATCGTCCTTATCCGGACGACATCCTACAGATGGTCATGGACGCCTTCGCGCTGATGCACCCACCCCTGGTGCGGCTCCTGCCGGATGCGGATGATGTGAAGATCGCGCTGCTGTCGCGCACGCTGTTCTCCGCGGTGCATGGAATCATCTCGCTCGGTCTCGAGGAGCGCATGGTGGCCGTGCCGCCGCAGATGCTGCACCAGCAGATCGAGCAGTTTGTCGACGCCCATCTCGCCGGCCTCGGCATCTTGCCGGTGGCCGCAAGGCCATCTCGATGA
- a CDS encoding LysR family transcriptional regulator, with product MNCMKEIDHLALDGHALELFLAVLEEGSVTAAATRLGLTQSAVSHALNKLRRIAGDPLFAKSGRGIVATAHARALAGKARALIDEMRSFAGGVTFEPPRAQLSLTISANDFQRDLLLPWFFDHVAAQVKSLNLRVIPSQSPSPAMLRENRCDLLITPLPPSGVDIVQKRLLSDHYVCYYDAKARNAPAGRGAYLAARHITVVYTDNERLDFDRRLAANGFHRDIAISVPSFSGVPSFLRGSQMLASMPSLLASGVMRGFAQTRIPLASRTRTLAELPMFMVWHQRYQKDPAHRWIRSQLETVAATAAARATGPAAKT from the coding sequence ATGAATTGCATGAAGGAAATCGATCATTTGGCCCTCGACGGCCACGCCCTCGAACTGTTCCTCGCCGTGCTGGAGGAAGGCTCGGTGACGGCGGCGGCGACGCGGCTCGGGCTGACGCAATCCGCGGTCAGCCACGCCTTGAACAAGCTGCGGCGGATCGCCGGCGATCCGCTGTTCGCCAAGTCCGGCCGCGGCATCGTCGCGACGGCCCATGCCCGGGCGCTGGCCGGCAAGGCACGCGCGCTGATCGACGAGATGCGAAGCTTTGCCGGGGGCGTCACGTTCGAGCCGCCGCGCGCGCAGCTTTCGCTCACGATCTCAGCAAACGACTTCCAGCGAGACCTGCTGCTGCCGTGGTTCTTCGATCATGTCGCGGCGCAAGTGAAGAGCCTGAATCTGCGCGTGATCCCCTCGCAGTCGCCCTCGCCCGCGATGCTGCGTGAAAACCGCTGCGATCTCCTGATCACGCCGCTGCCGCCATCCGGCGTCGACATCGTGCAGAAGCGCCTCTTGAGCGATCATTACGTCTGCTATTACGACGCCAAGGCGCGCAACGCTCCGGCCGGCCGCGGCGCCTATCTCGCGGCGCGCCACATCACCGTGGTCTATACCGACAACGAGCGGCTCGACTTCGACCGCCGGCTGGCCGCCAATGGATTCCACCGCGACATCGCGATCTCGGTGCCGAGCTTCTCCGGCGTGCCGTCATTTCTGCGCGGCTCGCAAATGCTCGCGAGCATGCCGAGCCTGCTCGCGTCCGGCGTCATGCGCGGCTTCGCGCAAACGCGGATTCCGCTGGCGTCCCGCACGCGAACGCTGGCCGAGCTGCCGATGTTCATGGTCTGGCACCAGCGCTATCAGAAGGACCCGGCTCATCGCTGGATCAGGAGCCAGCTCGAGACCGTCGCGGCGACGGCGGCCGCCCGAGCGACGGGCCCCGCAGCGAAAACCTGA
- a CDS encoding GGDEF domain-containing protein, producing the protein MFRRAASSTKGDNFLHVIKLVLPFVTVVLLQAAIAGFSLEVMSSVRAYVAGEALWSRSQKNAVYFLNLYLHSGEARQFAQYQSSLAVPIGDEFARWALEGDPVDVEAARIGFLQGGNHPDDVPGLIWLFRYFNRVSFLQEAIREWAATDPMLLELSVFGEVIRSELQHGPIQDDGRLQFLSSRLSELNAQFTVHANRFSTVLGEGSRAIKVTLTCINVVTAVTLILLLIWHTRRLVQQRQAFEDALHAEKERLAWQASHDWLTGLSNRRAFEARLQSELDSAAAGPLGLILLDLDQFKSVNDSCGHLAGDRLLCQISRLLQQDRHGHDLVARLGGDEFGLILPQCPPANAVDIAERLRRSFELFNFAWDDRCFAVTASIGVACIADRNITLEDAMRRADAACYRAKEKGRNRVQVDGGRRDVVVVAARPREAIAARG; encoded by the coding sequence GTGTTTCGCAGAGCAGCGTCGTCGACGAAGGGAGACAACTTCCTTCACGTCATCAAACTCGTCTTGCCTTTCGTGACGGTCGTCCTGCTCCAGGCGGCAATCGCGGGATTCAGCCTCGAGGTGATGTCCTCGGTCCGCGCCTATGTCGCCGGCGAAGCATTGTGGTCGCGCTCGCAGAAGAACGCCGTCTATTTCCTCAATCTCTATCTGCATTCGGGCGAGGCACGCCAGTTCGCGCAATATCAATCCTCGCTCGCCGTTCCCATCGGCGACGAATTCGCGCGGTGGGCGCTCGAAGGTGATCCGGTCGACGTCGAGGCCGCCCGCATCGGCTTCCTGCAAGGCGGCAACCATCCCGACGACGTGCCGGGATTGATCTGGCTGTTTCGCTACTTCAACCGCGTGAGCTTCCTGCAGGAAGCGATCCGGGAGTGGGCCGCCACCGATCCCATGCTGCTGGAGCTCAGCGTGTTCGGCGAAGTCATCCGGTCAGAGCTGCAGCACGGCCCCATCCAGGACGACGGCCGCCTGCAATTCCTGTCGTCGCGACTCTCGGAGCTCAATGCCCAATTCACAGTGCATGCCAACAGGTTCTCCACCGTCCTCGGTGAAGGCTCGCGCGCGATCAAGGTGACGCTGACCTGTATCAACGTCGTCACCGCCGTCACGCTGATCCTGCTCCTGATCTGGCATACACGACGGTTGGTGCAGCAACGGCAGGCGTTCGAAGACGCATTGCATGCCGAGAAGGAACGCCTGGCCTGGCAGGCGTCGCACGACTGGCTGACCGGCCTCTCCAACCGCCGCGCCTTCGAGGCGCGCCTGCAAAGCGAGCTGGACAGTGCCGCGGCGGGGCCGCTGGGATTGATCCTGCTCGACCTCGACCAGTTCAAGAGCGTCAACGACAGCTGCGGCCACCTCGCCGGCGACCGCCTGCTCTGCCAGATCTCGCGCCTCCTGCAGCAGGACCGGCATGGGCATGATCTGGTGGCCCGGCTTGGCGGCGACGAGTTCGGCCTGATCCTGCCGCAATGCCCGCCCGCGAACGCCGTCGATATCGCCGAGCGGCTGCGCCGATCGTTCGAGCTGTTCAATTTCGCCTGGGACGATCGTTGCTTTGCGGTGACCGCCAGCATCGGCGTCGCCTGCATCGCAGACCGCAACATCACGCTCGAGGATGCCATGCGGCGCGCCGACGCGGCCTGCTACCGCGCCAAGGAAAAAGGACGTAACCGGGTTCAGGTCGATGGCGGGCGACGGGACGTCGTCGTCGTGGCGGCACGGCCGCGCGAGGCCATCGCGGCACGCGGCTGA
- the pcaG gene encoding protocatechuate 3,4-dioxygenase subunit alpha yields MPQPLNYLKETASQTAGPYVHIGLIPAMAGFDIFEKNFSNVLVTPGTKGERITLEGRVFDGSGTPLRDVLLEIWQANAAGRYNHPADRSAGALDQAFRGWGRGGSDFESGLVTFETIKPGAITDRTGRKCAPHVNLWIVARGINIGLNTRLYFSDEEAANAADPVLNLIEPPVRRKTLVATRSERAGKVVYSFSINLQGPDETVFFDV; encoded by the coding sequence ATGCCGCAGCCGCTCAACTACCTCAAGGAAACCGCCTCGCAGACCGCCGGGCCCTACGTTCACATCGGTCTGATCCCGGCGATGGCCGGCTTCGACATCTTCGAGAAGAATTTTTCGAACGTTCTGGTGACGCCGGGCACCAAAGGCGAGCGCATTACGCTCGAAGGCCGGGTCTTCGACGGCAGCGGAACGCCGCTGCGCGACGTGTTGCTGGAAATCTGGCAGGCCAATGCGGCCGGCCGCTACAACCATCCGGCCGACCGCTCGGCGGGTGCGCTGGACCAGGCGTTTCGCGGCTGGGGCCGTGGCGGCTCCGACTTCGAAAGCGGCCTCGTGACCTTCGAAACCATCAAGCCCGGCGCGATCACCGACAGGACGGGCCGCAAATGCGCGCCCCATGTCAATCTCTGGATCGTGGCGCGCGGCATCAACATCGGCCTGAATACGCGGCTCTATTTCTCGGATGAAGAGGCGGCCAACGCCGCCGACCCCGTGCTCAACCTGATCGAGCCGCCGGTACGCCGCAAGACCCTGGTTGCCACGCGCAGCGAACGCGCCGGCAAGGTGGTGTACTCCTTCAGCATCAATCTCCAGGGGCCGGATGAGACGGTGTTCTTCGATGTTTGA
- the pcaH gene encoding protocatechuate 3,4-dioxygenase subunit beta, with translation MNVQAPALQDPRLNRPEPFTPRDGGFFQRDRSIHPPAHAPGYKSSVLRSPRQALLSLENSVSEITGPVFGHNDLGPLDNDLIRNYAKDGDPVGERIIVHGRVLDETGRGVPNTLVEFWQANAGGRYRHKKDTYLAPIDPNFGGCGRALTDATGYYYFRTVKPGPYPWRNFVNSWRPAHIHFSVFGSGFAQRLITQMYFEGDPLIPVCPILTTIPDKDALDRLVAPLDLNASTPLDSLAYRFDIVLRGQRSTYFENRPEGN, from the coding sequence ATGAACGTCCAGGCGCCAGCCTTGCAGGATCCCCGCCTCAACCGCCCCGAGCCGTTCACGCCGCGTGACGGCGGCTTCTTCCAGCGCGACCGCTCGATCCATCCGCCGGCGCATGCACCCGGCTACAAATCCTCGGTGCTGCGCTCGCCGCGCCAGGCGCTGCTGTCGCTGGAGAATTCGGTGTCCGAGATCACCGGGCCGGTGTTCGGCCACAACGATCTCGGACCGCTCGATAACGACCTGATCCGCAACTACGCCAAGGACGGCGATCCCGTTGGCGAGCGCATCATCGTCCACGGCCGCGTGCTGGATGAGACCGGCCGCGGCGTGCCGAACACGCTGGTCGAGTTCTGGCAGGCCAATGCCGGCGGCCGCTACCGGCACAAGAAGGACACCTATCTGGCGCCGATCGACCCCAATTTCGGCGGCTGCGGCCGCGCTCTCACCGACGCCACAGGCTACTATTACTTCCGCACCGTGAAGCCGGGCCCCTATCCCTGGCGCAACTTCGTCAACAGCTGGCGGCCCGCCCACATCCATTTCTCGGTGTTCGGCTCGGGCTTCGCGCAGCGGCTGATCACGCAGATGTATTTCGAAGGCGATCCCTTGATCCCGGTCTGCCCGATCCTGACGACGATCCCGGACAAGGACGCGCTCGACCGCCTCGTGGCGCCGCTCGATCTCAATGCCTCGACGCCCCTAGACTCGCTTGCCTACCGCTTCGACATCGTGCTGCGCGGCCAGCGCTCCACCTATTTCGAAAACCGCCCGGAAGGAAACTGA